TAAGCGTCTGTGGAGATGCAGAGCTTTCCGCTACACTTTAGCAATTTTCCTACTATGAACTGTGTGTGAAGTGGCTCTGTGAGGCCTTCCTGCGGAGACTTCAAACGGAAGGCTGCTAATTTGGCTCTGTTTTTTCCCACCTTGACTGCATCCAATTTTCCCCACAGCTGGTGAACAGCCTCTGATAACGAAGAAAATCCTGCAGCATTAGATGAAATTTCAGCAACAAACGCGGTTGGCATGAGTTGCTCGTCGAGGGCCTTGGGCCGGCACTCTAGCACCTCGCCATCTGTCCACTTGTGTGTTGGACAGCGAGTCCCAAGAGGACATCGAGCTtgtctagagagagagaaacacctCGGAACAGGCCTGCATCTCCCActtctgctgctggagtctGTTTCCCAGTGTTTCCCTGCATTTCCCACTGTTTGCTGTGCAGCTCAAACAGCGAGCAGCAGTGTAGGAACACATTTAGCCGCTTTAGTTATTGCTCCAGCAGTGGGATGAGGTCATTCTCGTTTACAGCATTGCACGCACAAAGTGAACACACGGAATTACGGAATGACTGAGCGTAGTCTGGCAGACCCTCTTGCTGTTCcagcttgtttatttgtttacttgtttacaaACCTGCACTGTCTACAAATTCCTTTCTTGCTAATTGTCGGAAGGGTTCACTTGCCGGGCGGCAAAGCCTTCAGAAGTCGGCGGCCACCATGGCTgatcggagtgtgtgtgtgtgtgtgtgtgtggaaggacaCGTCCTTGGTGCTGACTCCAAGCCCAGCTGCCTGCTGCTGATAACTGGCAGAGCCACACAGGGCGACGGAGGAGGTTAATTTGAAGCGCCAGTGACGGGCCTTTATTCGCTCGGCGGAGagaagagagcgcgagagcggaGCTGATTATAAGCCGGCGTGGAGATATTATCAGGGAACGTGATTGAAGGAGAAGACCATGCGAAGTTCTGTTTGATCCGCCACAGCAAAGGGGGAGATATAGCCGTCCTTTCTGTCCGTTCCCCTCATCCTGGGGGTGAGACCACCCTTTGGCGGTTTGGTCTCTGGACTGGCTGCTAGAGGAGCATCATCTGTTCTGGTTTCTACATTTGAGGGGGGAAGGGAATGTGTGCATGATGAAatcctccccctccctccttcaTGAGCTGCATCATTAAAACAGGACAGTAAACAAGGCTGGCCTGAGCTTCGTTCACTCCCCTCTTATTCCAGATCAGCTTGGCCTGCCTGGGCGGCTGTAAATGTCAGAACAGATACCACCCACTGCTCCCAGCCGTGgtgacaaaaaacagaaagcacacacactcagagctcTCCTACATGATGCACAGTGACATCCCAAATATCTGCAGCAAGTCTTTGTTATTAGggcatcctcctcctcctcctcctccatgcttTCTTCTCTAGCTGCAGCTCAACATCTTTTTTACGTTATTGCGTGTGACGGTGGTCATTAGGCGCAGGTCGCTTTGTGCGGGATGTCTCGGACCGAGCTGCGCTCCAGAGCCACTGATGCCTTCGGGGTGAGCGTGAGCAGCATCTGAGTCAATAATTTATGCACCCCGACTCAACAAGACCGACCACATTACAGCGGTTCTGCCAGGCAGAGCAAAACGGAGGGCCTGTCCACCGCGACCCACGACGCGCCTTCACTCTTAACCTGCTTCCGCGTTCCGTCGCGTTCCTGTGCCCTCCGTGGAGGGAAGCACGGCTCTTATGGCATACCCCGGTGAGCCTAATCAGGAGGAGTGCTGGTTTGGGCGAGCGAGGCCGATTTGAGTCGTTTCTCCTCCAGTGAGCCGGCAGTCGTATGCAAGTTGTCTCTCCGCTTTCTGCTCCGGCTTACATAATCGTGATCTGGCCTGGTTTCTCTCTCAGCTCAGCCACATTAGCGCTCTCAATCTGCCAGCCTCTCAAGTGCTGAGagcagatgatgatgatagcaCCTCCTTCAGAAGTTTCGATGATGCCACCACCTGAATCTCCCAGAaaaagagaagggaaaaaagtGTTGCGTGGGCACGTGGTCGGAGCGTTTGGAAAGATGCCCCTGGTGAAGTTGCTTTATCCCAATCAATGTCATTTCAAATAGCTCATTACAACATAAACAGTGTTAACGGACTTGTGCTCCTTAACGACTAATAACGAGCACATCATCACAGACTGTAACATTAGCGCTCCAGTGCAGGAGTTTCCAGAGATTAAAACACATCACTGTGAGTTTCCATGGATACATGGCACCGAGAGGAGGCAATGGGTTTTGGACAACTCTGTGTCTTTCGTGTTCGTCCAGCCTCGCGTAGACAGTGTTAGAACCTGCGGGGGTTCCATCCTGTTTTTAGGCCTGATGAAATGTGTCAGCTGCATCGTCCTGCTTAATCACATGACAGAGTCCTCACATCCTCAGATCAGAGGCTCCTCAAAGCTTCTTCACTGAGACCCTGCAGTAAAGGATACCTCCATCTGCTTACCTTCCAGAGGAATAGGAggaataccacacacacacacacacacacactgctcagccGTCATTTTAAGATGTTTCAGCAGCACGTGCTCATTTCTCCAGCCTGCTGCGCCTCACAGTGTTGCTACCCAAAGACGAGCGTATACAGTCCTGCTATTTTTAGCAGATCCACACTGCAGCGCTGGGCCTCGCCACAGCAGACAGGATCCACTACTACAGAATCAACATCTCAGCCTGTTTTCCTCTGGTTcgcttctttttctttcccaaCTCTGGGCCAGATGAGCCCGGGGCCAGATGAAGCGGCAGGGGAGCCAGAGGTGCGGTTTTAATGAGCTAGTCTTAGGGACGCTCCCAGTAAGCGCAGAGACGGGATGACGCTGATGAGAAAAGCGAGGACCTTTTTTATATGGTTATTATTTCTACCTCGGTTACATCAGAACAGGAAGGAAGGCTGGCCGCCGGACCGAGCTCACCCAAAttcaattaaaaacacaaaatccCGCCGCTGGGCTTCGGCTGCTGACTCCTGATTACACTCCCACTCGTCCTTTCCCACCCAGAGAGGGATATTACGCTCCAGCCGCATGAAAAGCCTGGGCAGACAGCAGTCCCGCTCCGGAATGGGGATATTTCATTTTCAGTACGGCGAGGGAGCTCACAGGCAGTTGGACACATCCCAAGGGGTCCGAACACTGTCATGTGTCAGAGTGTTGGGAGGTACGACACACCTTCAGTGTAGAACCTGAGCAGAACAGCTCTCAGACCCGAACCCAGTCCACATTCAGGACCCAGAAGATCGTTATTACAGGTCTGCTTTCACACAACAGAATTAGATTAGTGTAAGAAGACTCTTATAAAGCGCTTATTAACAGTTCAAAGGTGAGTAGTGATGTTTATTAATGAGCTCATTAACACTTCATAAGTCATTATTCcagcactcacactcactccagCACTCACACTGACTGCAACATTTACACTCACTCcagcactcacactcactccagCACTCACTCCAGCATTCACACTCACTCCAGCACTCACACTGACTGCAACATTTACACTCACTCCAGCACTCACACTGACTGCAACATTTACACTCACTCcagcactcacactcactccagCACTCACTCCAGCATTCACACTCACTCCAGCACTCACTCCAGCATTCACACTCACTCCAGCACTCACTCCAGCGTTCACACTCACTCCAGCATTCATTCcagcactcacactcactccagCATTCACTCCAGCATTCACACTCACTCCAGCACTCACTCCAGCACTCACTCCAGCATTCACACTCACTCCAGCATTCACACTCACTCCAGCACTCACTCCAGCGTTCACACTCACTCCAGCACTCACTCCAGCGTTCACACTCACTCCAGCATTCACACTCATTCTagcactcacactcactctaatATTCACTCACTCTAgcacttacactcactgcaaCACTCACTCTAATATTCACACTCACTCCAGCGTTCACTCTCACTCCAGCGTTCACTCTCACTCCAATATTCACACTCACTCCAGCGTTCACACTCACTCcagcactcacactcactccaaTATTCACACTCACTCcagcactcacactcactccaaTATTTACACTCACTCCATTGTTCACACTCACTCctgcactcacactcactccagCATTCACACTCACTGCAGCACTCACTCTAATATTCACACTCACTCcagcactcacactcactctagcacttacactcactgcaacactcactcactccagcactcacactcactccagCATTCACACTCACTCTAGCATTCACACTCACTCCAACATTCACACTCACTCCAGTGTTCACACTCATTCCAACGCTCACACTCCAACGTTCACACTCACACCAGCACTCACACTTACTCCAATGTTCACACTCACACCAACATTCACACTTACTCCAGCTTTCACACTCACTCCAGCGTTCACACTCACTCCAGCGTTCACACTCACTCCAATGTTCACACTCACTCCAAAACTCACACGCACTCCAGTACTCACTCTCACTCCAGCGGTCACACTCACTCCAACGTTCACACCCACTCCAGCGTTCACACTCACTCCAGCGCTCACACTCACTCCAACGTTCACACTCACTATTAGgacaaattaatatttatattgaataattaatgaACAGTCTATATGAGTTTCTGAGCTGTATATTTAACTCGGAACGCTGGGAAGAATGGGAATAGACTGAATAATATAAACATATGAAGTCATAAAGAGTAAATAAGATCTCTGGAACAAATGAAAGGAAAAATATATAGGTTTTATTTCATTGTCATCTGCAACATGAAATAAACAGCTGGGTCCATAACAAACACGGCACATCCTTGGCAAACCACCGGCATGCCCGTTTGGACGCGCTCACCAGGACATCATCAGAACAGTGTGTGCTgtacatgttttaaaaaaatcagtGCAACATTAGGGCAGGCACCGCTTTACACGGACTCTTCCTCTACTGAGGCTCGACACGCTTAGAAAAACAACTGTACACCCACGATGCAGCCAGACTGTAGCAAACCGGCAAATTAGGAGAAATCATTTGAGTCTGTAAACATTATTAATAGTTGTACACACGCAGGAACTGCAGGAAGAGACACTGTTTAAGGTCTGCAGAAAGCAGGGTTTCAcacaacagagagaaacagccTCTCCACATTGCCTCCAGCCTTGCATGAAAATTTCATTGGCACATGTTGAATAAAAACCCTGGTGGATAAAGAAAATCGTATTGCTGTTTCTTTCACTGAGTCACTCGTTCGGAGGCTGAACGGGAACGAGGGGGGAAGGGAGCCGGATGTTTCAGATGATTCCCCTCCATCCCTGCAGACGCCAAAGCCCAAAGGACGAACAGCATTCACAGGGTTTTCTGTGGCTTTAAATGGGTGTAGATATGGCTGTGAAATTTTAAAGAGAGCTTTAGAGAGAGTGCTGGACCGGTACAGAGCCGCGTGGCAGATATGTTCACTTTGTGTCTttttaaatgcataaaaaatTGTTCGGTATATTCATAAACCCTTAAGGTTTACCACCCTGCTTTCACCACATCTGCATATTCTGAGTCACTTTATTTACAGCATGGAGTGTCCGAACCTGCCACATTAAAGGAGCTAGATGTGAGCTTTGGGGTTCTGCTAATGTTCTGAGTTTTTTCCTGTTAGGTCTGAACCTTTACGGAGTCTTTTAGCTGGAGTTGAACATGGTTAAACAGAATGGCGTGGGAACTCTGGTCAGAGTGTTTGGGTGAATTATGGGTGTGCCTAAGCCATGGATTATAACATGACCAGAAGCCGTTCAACTCAACTGTTATCATAATGGTCTATAAAGATGGAAATGTAAAACGTAAGACTTGTAGCTCCTTTAAAAGTGACAACCTGTAGTGCAAAGTGTGCAAAGAGAACAACGGCTTTAGAAATGCACAGAGAAATCAACCTCAACCAGTGTGAATTATGAATGCACGTATAAATACACCAACAGTACCAGACCAAGATCATTTCAACACCaggtaaaaaaagagaaaagttcaGGACTGTTCAGTCCTGGAGATCTATCACCCTGCAGAACCATCCATAGTAAGGACAATTCTAAGGGGCCCCAAAAATTTACTAATTGAATATTTTGGTAGAATTTTTGTAGGGCGCATTGTAATATCTGTACATGGAGTCCAAAATCCCTGATGACCCTGAAGGCCtatcccagctaacatgtccatggtggggcctgtatgggtaacCCAAGTGGGAACTAGAATGTTTTGTTTTCAGGTTCtgtgttggccccacatatggatgccccaTATAtgggaacccacctagcccacgttccacccatgtcaGCCCCATGTAAGCATGTGGGGGGACATAttgctaagtgtgtgtgtaaagtcttTGCTGAGCCCTTAGTTAAACTAGTCAACAAAGATGGAGAATTCAGGTCCAGAACGTAAAAATAAACCCCAGAGCTGCCCAGGCACCTCTATTAGTCACACTTTGGTTTAATGGTTGAGCTTCAGCACCGATCCATGAGTCGTATCTGAGCCACTCTTCCTAATGTTCACTAAGTGTGAAACACTGTGTTTATTAGCTCTGTTAAAGTTTCATTATTAGCGCTGTATCTCTTACGTAATTAACATGGAGTTTTTTCCACTGGTGTACTCACCACTCCCACCTGCTGAGGGGGGTGTGAATATCTAGACGCTACAAAGCTCTTAAGTGTGAGTGGTACAGCACGGTCTGATATAATAACGCTGCATAAACCTGTACTTACAAAACTTTTACATTAGACCTAGCCCCTGTTTCAGCCCACGCACAGCCGGTGCAGCCAGCCCCAGGTGAGCCAGATTACAGTTAGGGCTTtgctctgcagggtggtagatgtCCAACACCAGGGTTGAGGACCCCTGGTTTAAATGATCACTTAGGTCGGTAAGACAGTAAGAGACTTCTTAATTATACAGGAGATCATCTGAGTCTGTTCCACATAAGGGGAATTACTCCAGTACCTTGTGCACAGGAGAACCTAGAGAATAGCTGTGTTCCAAAATCAGAAAGTAGTCCATCAATTTTATAACCCTTTACGACACCAGAGGCAAGAACTAGGAAGGGGGACATTGGTGTAACGACTCAGAACTGAGTGAAAGTTGTCCTTTTCTCATGAACCTCCAGATAGTCTGGCTCAAAATGAAGCTTGGCTTTTAGCTCCCAGTATTCACTCCTATTGGGCTCCACGTAGACTGTGGCTGGCGCCGAGCAGTACACCATGGTCTGCTGTATCCTTTCTGGATGCAAGTACTGATGTCTGACATCAAAGTCTGGTGCATAGTGAGTTGAAACATGTGTACCATGCTTACATGGCAGACCGGCCCTGTAGGACGCCTGCTGGTCTCTTGCCAAGATGTCGCGATAAAAATAGTCGTCTTGCAGTGGAGACGATCTGAGGGGATCTGGCGTGCAGGTACTGAATTCGGAGCCAATCGCAGTGCTCCCGACATCCTCGTCAGAGTTGGACGCCAAACCGCCGTTCAGCTCATCGAAGTCTCTGAACCCTTCCCCCGCAATGCCCTCGCTGGCGCCATAGGGGGCTCTTTTGGATGTGCCCTCCACTGGAGGAGGGATGTACTCGTACACATGACCTGCAGAGGTCCTGACTTTTGTTGCTGAACGGTCACTGTAAAGGGTGGCGCCCATGGAGGCGGACCGCTCAGACTTTTTGCGGCGTTTCATCATGACTGCGAAAAGCCCGGCGGCAGCAAACACGGacatgatgaagatgaggagcaaGGCCAGGATAAGCACAGAGAGAGGAATTGTGGGATACTGATTGTCAGAATCTAGTGTTGTCTCCAAGGTGATGGTGCTGCCTGGGAAAGATTCCTCCGAAGGCGGAGCGACAGATGCCGGGGCGTTTGAGTTGTTCGGGCAGAGATGAGAGGAATGAATGTAGCGCACATCCTCTCCTGCCAGCCTTGGGGGAGACTCACAAACCACGCTGTTCACCACAGTTCCGGCGCTAAGCTGTTCTAGCCAGTTCTTCATTTCCACAATAGAACAGGAGCAATCCCAGGGGTTCTCAAAGAGGTCTATCTGCACTACGGACGTCAACTCCTCCAGAACGCCGCCGACCGGCAGGCTCCGAAAGTGATTGTTGCGCAGGTTCAGTCGCGCCAGACTCAATCCACTGAACACTCCCAGGGGTAACGCTTTGAGAAGGTTGTTGTTGAGGAAGAGCAACTGAAGACTGGGTACTTGCTCAAAGGTGCCTGCCGCTATTTCTCTAATGACGTTGTATTCCAAGTAAAGAAACTGGAGACTTTCTAAGCCATAGAACATGTCCTCAGTGAGTCGCTCTATTAAGTTCCCATTCAAATAAAGTCTCCGCAAGTGCACCAGCTCCCCAAATGCCCTGCTTTGAACAATGGATATCCGGTTGTTCCCCAAGTGAAGCAGATCTAAGCTGCTAGCTTGCGAAAAGTCTGAACTGTGCACTGAAGGGATGTAATTTCCTGTGAGGTACATCTTCTTTGGACTGTAAGGTTTTGGGTCTAGATCCGAGATGCGCTCAATCTTTCTCTCTTGACAGTTAACATTCAAGCCAAGATCTGAAATCTGGAGATTGCAAGTGCATGCGGTGGGGCAGTCAAGGGACACCGGGGATTTGGTCTGGTAAGCCACCATGGGGCCATAGTTCAGAGGCTTGCTGGGGGAGACCCGTGAGGTCGGTTTGGCGCGGAGCTTCCCTGACTGACGCGGGCTCTTCGTGGGCCGTGTTGAGCGCAGGATGTTGGAAGAGGTGAACGACGCGCTCGCTGAGGCAGCAGCCGCCGTCCCGAAGATGCCCTCGGCGCCCAGAACCGGTTCGGCCCGCATCTCATACTCAGCGATGGCTCTCCTGGGACACAGCTCCTGCTTGGAGATCTCATCGAGATCTCGGCCGTGCAGCCGGAACGGCGTCTCGCAAACCACGTCTCCCACCAGCGCCGTGTAGGAGATGCTCTCCAGCCAGGCTTTCAGCGCTATGAGCTCGCAAGAGCAGTTCCATGGGTTCTCCTCGAGCTGCAGCTCCACAAGCCTGCCCATGTGCTCCAAAAGGCCGCTGTAGGGGATCAGTTTGAGCTGGTTCCCTCTGAGGTCGAGATGCGTCAGGGGAACAGACTGAAAAATGTTTCTTGGCAGGGCAGACAGCAGGTTGTCATTCAAGATCAGTACCTCCAGATGACGCAGCCTGTTGAGGGCATTCGCCTCGATATGACTGACGTAGTTGTAGTCAATCTGAAGGTACTCCAGACTGTCGAGGCCCACAAAAGTGTCGTCCCGCAGCGCTTcgattttgttgttgttcagaTGCAATCGCTTTAATCCCTGAAGCCCGCTGAAAGCCCCGCTCTCGATCTCAGCGATGTCGTTGTTGCCCAGATGCAGAATAGTGAGTCCTTCGTAGTTCGAGAAATCGTTACACGAAAGCTTTGTCAGGAGGTTGCCTGTGAGCAGGAGGTGGTACGCGTTGAAGTGCAAAGGCCCAACGTCAGAGAGGCTGGCGATGCCTCTGTTTTCGCAGCCGGCTGTCAAAACTCCATCTCGCTCTTCACAAACGCACAGCCCTCCGCAGATCTCCCCATAAATGTCGAGCGTCTCAGCGAAGCTCAGCGACGTGGCGACGAACGAGACGACCGATACCCAGATATGCATGTTTGGGGGTGGCGGAGCTTCACTTCACTGCGGCAGCGGCGCGTCCCCTcatctagagagagagaggaacattCATGGTCAGTTCGGCAGGTTTGTTTGCAGCACGCTGACACTTTAGTCCTGCAGGACCTTCTCTGATCTCAG
The genomic region above belongs to Salminus brasiliensis chromosome 8, fSalBra1.hap2, whole genome shotgun sequence and contains:
- the slitrk5b gene encoding SLIT and NTRK-like protein 5, with the translated sequence MHIWVSVVSFVATSLSFAETLDIYGEICGGLCVCEERDGVLTAGCENRGIASLSDVGPLHFNAYHLLLTGNLLTKLSCNDFSNYEGLTILHLGNNDIAEIESGAFSGLQGLKRLHLNNNKIEALRDDTFVGLDSLEYLQIDYNYVSHIEANALNRLRHLEVLILNDNLLSALPRNIFQSVPLTHLDLRGNQLKLIPYSGLLEHMGRLVELQLEENPWNCSCELIALKAWLESISYTALVGDVVCETPFRLHGRDLDEISKQELCPRRAIAEYEMRAEPVLGAEGIFGTAAAASASASFTSSNILRSTRPTKSPRQSGKLRAKPTSRVSPSKPLNYGPMVAYQTKSPVSLDCPTACTCNLQISDLGLNVNCQERKIERISDLDPKPYSPKKMYLTGNYIPSVHSSDFSQASSLDLLHLGNNRISIVQSRAFGELVHLRRLYLNGNLIERLTEDMFYGLESLQFLYLEYNVIREIAAGTFEQVPSLQLLFLNNNLLKALPLGVFSGLSLARLNLRNNHFRSLPVGGVLEELTSVVQIDLFENPWDCSCSIVEMKNWLEQLSAGTVVNSVVCESPPRLAGEDVRYIHSSHLCPNNSNAPASVAPPSEESFPGSTITLETTLDSDNQYPTIPLSVLILALLLIFIMSVFAAAGLFAVMMKRRKKSERSASMGATLYSDRSATKVRTSAGHVYEYIPPPVEGTSKRAPYGASEGIAGEGFRDFDELNGGLASNSDEDVGSTAIGSEFSTCTPDPLRSSPLQDDYFYRDILARDQQASYRAGLPCKHGTHVSTHYAPDFDVRHQYLHPERIQQTMVYCSAPATVYVEPNRSEYWELKAKLHFEPDYLEVHEKRTTFTQF